The Pan troglodytes isolate AG18354 chromosome 1, NHGRI_mPanTro3-v2.0_pri, whole genome shotgun sequence genome includes a region encoding these proteins:
- the NASP gene encoding nuclear autoantigenic sperm protein isoform X6, producing MATESTATAAVAAELVSADKIEDVPAPSTSADKVESLDVDSEAKKLLGLGQKHLVMGDIPAAVNAFQEAASLLGKKYGETANECGEAFFFYGKSLLELARMENGVLGNALEGVHVEEEEGEKTEDESLVENNDNIDETEGSEEDDKENDKTEEMPNDSVLENKSLQENEEEEIGNLELAWDMLDLAKIIFKRQETKEAQLYAAQAHLKLGEVSVESENYVQAVEEFQSCLNLQEQYLEAHDRLLAETHYQLGLAYGYNSQYDEAVAQFSKSIEVIENRMAVLNEQVKEAEGSSAEYKKEIEELKELLPEIREKIEDAKESQRSGNVAELALKATLVESSTSGFTPGGGGSSVSMIASRKPTDGASSSNCVTDISHLVRKKRKPEEESPRKDDAKKAKQEPEVNGGSGDAVPSGNEVSENMEEEAENQAESRAAVEGTVEAGATVESTAC from the exons TCTGGATGTGGATAGTGAAGCTAAGAAACTATTGGGTTTAGGACAGAAACATCTGGTGATGGGGGATATTCCAGCAGCTGTCAATGCATTCCAGGAAGCAGCTAGTCTTTT aggTAAGAAGTATGGAGAGACAGCTAATGAGTGTGGAGAAGCCTTCTTTTTCTATGGGAAATCACTTCTGGAGTTGGCAAG AATGGAGAATGGTGTGTTGGGAAACGCCTTGGAAGGTGTGCatgtggaagaggaagaaggagaaaaaacagaAGATGAATCTCTGGTAGAAAATAATGATAACATAGATG AAACTGAAGGCTCAGAAGAGgatgataaagaaaatgataagaCCGAAGAAATGCCAAATGATTCAGTCCTTGAAAACAAG TCTCTTCAagaaaatgaggaggaggagaTTGGGAACCTAGAGCTTGCCTGGGATATGCTGGATTTAGCaaagatcatttttaaaag gCAAGAAACAAAAGAAGCACAGCTTTATGCTGCCCAGGCACATCTTAAACTCGGAGAAGTTAGTGTTGAATCTG AAAACTATGTGCAAGCTGTGGAGGAGTTCCAGTCCTGCCTTAACCTGCAGGAACAGTACCTGGAAGCCCACGACCGTCTCCTTGCAGAGACCCACTACCAGCTGGGCTTGGCTTATGGGTACAACTCTCAGTATGATGAGGCAGTGGCACAGTTCAGCAAATCTATTGAAGTCATTGAGAACAGAATGG cTGTACTAAACGAGCAGGTGAAGGAGGCTGAAGGATCGTCTGCTGAATAcaagaaagaaattgaggaacTAAAGGAATTGCTACCCGAAATTAGAGAGAAGATAGAAGATGCAAAGGAGTCTCAGCGTAGTGGGAATGTAGCTGAACTGGCTCTGAAAGCTACTCTG GTGGAGAGTTCTACTTCAGGTTTCACTCCTGGTGGAGGAGGCTCTTCAGTCTCCATG ATTGCCAGTAGAAAGCCAACAGACGGTGCTTCCTCATCAAATTGTGTGACTGATATTTCCCACCTTGTCAGAAAGAAG AGGAAACCAGAGGAAGAGAGTCCCCGGAAAGATGAtgcaaagaaagccaaacaagAGCCGGAGGTGAACGGAGGCAGTGGGGATGCTGTCCCCAGTGGAAATGAAGTTTCGGAAAacatggaggaggag GCTGAGAATCAGGCTGAAAGCCGGGCAGCAGTGGAGGGGACAGTGGAGGCTGGAGCTACAGTTGAAAGCACTGCATGTTAA
- the NASP gene encoding nuclear autoantigenic sperm protein isoform X5, whose product MFLLLLHLQIKWRATINLLSVTEDGLHFVEYYLNRIIHLDVDSEAKKLLGLGQKHLVMGDIPAAVNAFQEAASLLGKKYGETANECGEAFFFYGKSLLELARMENGVLGNALEGVHVEEEEGEKTEDESLVENNDNIDETEGSEEDDKENDKTEEMPNDSVLENKSLQENEEEEIGNLELAWDMLDLAKIIFKRQETKEAQLYAAQAHLKLGEVSVESENYVQAVEEFQSCLNLQEQYLEAHDRLLAETHYQLGLAYGYNSQYDEAVAQFSKSIEVIENRMAVLNEQVKEAEGSSAEYKKEIEELKELLPEIREKIEDAKESQRSGNVAELALKATLVESSTSGFTPGGGGSSVSMIASRKPTDGASSSNCVTDISHLVRKKRKPEEESPRKDDAKKAKQEPEVNGGSGDAVPSGNEVSENMEEEAENQAESRAAVEGTVEAGATVESTAC is encoded by the exons TCTGGATGTGGATAGTGAAGCTAAGAAACTATTGGGTTTAGGACAGAAACATCTGGTGATGGGGGATATTCCAGCAGCTGTCAATGCATTCCAGGAAGCAGCTAGTCTTTT aggTAAGAAGTATGGAGAGACAGCTAATGAGTGTGGAGAAGCCTTCTTTTTCTATGGGAAATCACTTCTGGAGTTGGCAAG AATGGAGAATGGTGTGTTGGGAAACGCCTTGGAAGGTGTGCatgtggaagaggaagaaggagaaaaaacagaAGATGAATCTCTGGTAGAAAATAATGATAACATAGATG AAACTGAAGGCTCAGAAGAGgatgataaagaaaatgataagaCCGAAGAAATGCCAAATGATTCAGTCCTTGAAAACAAG TCTCTTCAagaaaatgaggaggaggagaTTGGGAACCTAGAGCTTGCCTGGGATATGCTGGATTTAGCaaagatcatttttaaaag gCAAGAAACAAAAGAAGCACAGCTTTATGCTGCCCAGGCACATCTTAAACTCGGAGAAGTTAGTGTTGAATCTG AAAACTATGTGCAAGCTGTGGAGGAGTTCCAGTCCTGCCTTAACCTGCAGGAACAGTACCTGGAAGCCCACGACCGTCTCCTTGCAGAGACCCACTACCAGCTGGGCTTGGCTTATGGGTACAACTCTCAGTATGATGAGGCAGTGGCACAGTTCAGCAAATCTATTGAAGTCATTGAGAACAGAATGG cTGTACTAAACGAGCAGGTGAAGGAGGCTGAAGGATCGTCTGCTGAATAcaagaaagaaattgaggaacTAAAGGAATTGCTACCCGAAATTAGAGAGAAGATAGAAGATGCAAAGGAGTCTCAGCGTAGTGGGAATGTAGCTGAACTGGCTCTGAAAGCTACTCTG GTGGAGAGTTCTACTTCAGGTTTCACTCCTGGTGGAGGAGGCTCTTCAGTCTCCATG ATTGCCAGTAGAAAGCCAACAGACGGTGCTTCCTCATCAAATTGTGTGACTGATATTTCCCACCTTGTCAGAAAGAAG AGGAAACCAGAGGAAGAGAGTCCCCGGAAAGATGAtgcaaagaaagccaaacaagAGCCGGAGGTGAACGGAGGCAGTGGGGATGCTGTCCCCAGTGGAAATGAAGTTTCGGAAAacatggaggaggag GCTGAGAATCAGGCTGAAAGCCGGGCAGCAGTGGAGGGGACAGTGGAGGCTGGAGCTACAGTTGAAAGCACTGCATGTTAA